CTGTAAGaacataaaacacattaaatcaGTTATGATTTCCAAATCACATTAAAGAAGACAGGATTGCATGAATATAGCACCAGCTGGAATTCATGCATCGAGAATGTTAACCTTCAGTTCAGCAGATGCAGGGTGCCATTCTGGAGGACCATTCTCAGTAAGCAGACCCATTGCAAGTGGAGAAGCACTAATGATTCCAACACCTTTGCTCTTGAGGTATGGTATTAGATCCTCCAATGTTGAATCATTAATACCGTAGTGGCAATATGACAGGACCACGTCCACCATGCCAGCTGGTATACGATCAAGAACATATGTGAAAATTCCCAATGGAAGTCCTGTGATACCAATGAAACGAATCTTCCCAGCTTCTTTCAGTTTCTTTAAGGCAGGGATTGTCTCGTTTACAATCTGTTAACCAAAATAAACGGGAACACACAAGCTTGATCATTACAACGTATCAATTGAGATGATATTCCCTAACAGacagaaagggaaaaaaaaaaggaacaactCTACATGTCACACTGTGAATTAAAGCAAATAAACCAACACAAATTGAAGAACGCAAACAAGAAATGCCAAAGCACCTGGTCCAGAGACCCAAATTCAATGTCATGGCATTGCAGTATATCGACGTAATCTAGCTGCAATCTCTCCAAGCTCTCATCAATGCTCTTAGTCACTCTATCAGCACTGAAATCAAAACCGTCAGCATAGCGTCCACACTTGGTTGCCACAACGTACTCGCTTCTCGGCACACCTAGAGCTTTTAGCGTTTTACCAAGCACCTTTTCTGACAAAGTCCCTCCATAATACCtaaaaatttggaagaaaaagggtaaaatgaacATATAAAAAGTTCTATGACTTCTTCCATAGAACAAATACAAGATCATATTTGATCATCAAATTTTAATGTCTATTTACATCTCATCTCTCAACCAAACAGGTTTTTCTGGATCACAAACAATGGGAACTCtaaaagtatcaaaattttcCTTTGATCATCAGTCATATTAATCCCAACTcttcattttctcagcaaccaaacagaagcATCAGAAAAGTAATTCCCTTTAAATTCCCGCtaatcatctccaaccaaacACCCCATTACAATTGACaaagtttcaatctttctgGCTGCATTATAAATTAAGTTTACTCTTTAATCTAACCATGAGAAAACATGCTCAATTTTACGAAAATTCCTTAAATTCCTCAAATTTTCTTGGTATCCATACAGAACAAGAATAAGGGTTACCCACAAAACTTAAAACTTGAGAGAGGATCAAAAGTTACATACGGAGAGGTGTCAAAGAAGTTGATGCCTCGGCGGAAGGCTTCGCGAACAGAGCCGATGGCTTCGTCATCGGAGACGGGACCGAAGACGTTGCCGAGAGGGGAGGCCCCGAAGCCGACACAGCTGAGCTTGAGGCCTGTGTTGCCAAGCTCTCGGAGTTCAACCTTTGGCAGCGGTTGTGAAGCCATTGTTTTGTTGTTCTGTTGGATGTTGTTGGGAAGCACCGAAGTGGAAGTGAAGTGAGAAATACGTCCCAATCGGATTAAATAACTGAAAACTgaaattcttttttttgtttttttttttttttaaagaatttttGCATTCCcacttagaaaataaaattttcatgatgaaaccgtttaatattttaattttcattgaacaatattcttaaaaaaattattcgaaTTAAAAATTGTTTGTATCAAATAAATGAATGGTTTATTATTTATATGTTACTTGATACTTATATGGTTGATTTATTTGGTACATTTGGATGATTAAAGGATCTCCAATTCAAATGACTTTTTACAAGGGTGATCTTCAAATTGAACTCATGAGTTCAATATATTAAACTCATGAGTGTGATACTTAGAAAATAATAGATTCTAAAGTATGACTTTCACAGTTATTGAATTTAACAATAATATAACAGTAGTGTATTACATATTAAAATCAGGCTGCCTGATTCCTATGTATAGATATAACACTCACTCAAACTAGTTTGAAATGCCTTTAGTACTACGATCCAAttgaattcatatttatttgtaAATGAACGGTCTTTTTGAAGTTTGTAGATGATGATTTCGAAACCAATTTATTGACCCCACCTCTTAGTGTCAATATATCATTgtgaaagaaaatacaaaacgATACTAAATTAAATTAGCATAAATGCTAAAACGTTTTactattagcacttcaaaatagTCTACTTTACCTTCTCTATTCACCCGAGCCAAACTAGAAAAATAAGGTCATTTGAAAGCCAACTGAGCTGGaactcaaaaaaatttaaatcatgCTTCAGCTCTAGGAACTTTGTTCGAGGTTGTGCTGAGCTTCAGCTCAAATAATATTAATCGAGCCGACCTTAAACACCTTGGTATTCGACTTGGCTCAGTTCATAATATGCGGTCATGAAACAGAGATTAAGTGGAATAGAATTAATTGGATGATAGAGTCATGGAAACAcctatttattcattttttttacattttttctcCATGGAACAATATACTATCTACTGCGAAACATGGAAGAATTGAAATTTTAGATCAAAACATTATGTATGGATGGCATGAACTGCCTAAACAAGAATTCTTGAACAACGAACAACCAGAGCTATTACTCActacatcaaaaaaaaaaaaaaaaaaaaaaacaaatagagcACAAGTTTCTTCTTTCATATATTTGACTTTGTAAACTTTTAAACGTAATTTTTCTTAGACTAAGATTTGTAACGTTCATTTCATCTTTcgtaaaaacaaaatatttctcGAGGAGAGTGAGTGACCAAAACTTATCAAACGTTTGCTATTCAATTGTGTGGTTAGcaagaaatgagagagagagagagagagagagagtttgttgATAACGAAATTTTGGTCCTCTTGCATAAATTTGGTCTAAGATTAGAGATGATGTACTTGTACAGCTTGAAAATCTACAAAATATGATTACAAAGAAATGTGCTATAGTCGATTGACACGATTTGTACAACTAAATTGCGGGAAACTTGTGCAACAAATTAGGTAGGAAACTTCCCTCTGCAAAGATACTTCCTTTGAATTTTTGTCCTCCCTTGCCAACATGCAACGCTTCACCGCCTTCATTTTTGTTTGATAGTAATGGCATATCTTATTGGAGTAGGATTATCTCCCCTCTTATTCTCATCCTCTTCCTTTCCATCCTTTCACActttactttttgtcttattgtctttataaaaaaaaaacatcaatataagatgttgatgtgGTTTAACTGTAAGTATTCAAGTAGGGGGAGAGAGAATCCTCCTTTATCTCCTATCTTATTTACTATGTTGGTATATAACACccctccctccccccccccaaaaaaaagaacTAGAGAgcattaggggtgggttcggttcaaatcggttcggttttttgtcaaaaccgaaaccaaaccgaaatttcggttcggtttggttcggtccatttttttcggttttttttgttcggttttttttcggttcgttTTTTTCCGGTTTGATTTCAGTtcgttttcggttttttgttttttttttttcaaaaaatgaaaaacattgaaatttaaaattttaacatctccaacacaatcataacataagcattctaactagaatcaaagacaatgaaaataaacatttaaagttgaactaaaatcatcaatcaagtcttccaaagtccaa
This genomic interval from Malus domestica chromosome 05, GDT2T_hap1 contains the following:
- the LOC103436244 gene encoding L-galactose dehydrogenase (The RefSeq protein has 1 substitution compared to this genomic sequence); translated protein: MASQPLPKVELRELGNTGLKLSCVGFGASPLGNVFGPVSDDEAIGSVREAFRRGINFFDTSPYYGGTLSEKVLGKTLKALGVPRSEYVVATKCGRYADGFDFSADRVTKSIDESLERLQLDYVDILQCHDIEFGSLDQIVNETIPALKKLKEAGKIRFIGITGLPLGIFTYVLDRIPAGMVDVVLSYCHYGINDSTLEDLILYLKSKGVGIISASPLAMGLLTENGPPEWHPASAELKSACRAAAVYCKERGNNISKLALQYSLSNKDISSVLVGMNSINQVEENVAAAVELATIGKNEKILAEVEAILKPVKNQTWPSGLQQS